The genomic window GTACATCCACACACTCTAAGTAACATTCcaactctctctgtttctacagAGGCCCAGTACAATATCCCAGCAtagagagaggggctcttcacAATAGCAACCTTCAGACAACAGAGGGGCCATTCTTTTACCATCCTACATAGACATAGAACCACAACCTCCACACAGGAAGGAGTTCAGCACTTTGGATTGCACCGAACCCACCAGAGGCAAGGCTCGAATTCCAGACTGTACCAGAACCACTAAAAGCAGGGGGAGTTCAAAGCCCTGGTTGAATCGATCTGAGTTAGCAGCAGAACTTGGTACCAACCAAAGTACCCAGGAACGGTATCGGTATGCTGGCCCAGATCCTGAAGGACATGTGGGTGGACCCGGATGTGCTGGAGGCTCTGTgcgaggagcagaggagaaccCTGTTCCTCAAGATGAGGGAGGAACAGGTGCgccgctggagagagagggaggagacggaCGAGAGGGGAGCTGGCGACAAGGACCCCGCCAGGCCTGACAAAggtatggaaacacacacaaacaaccagacaaccacacgcacttacacacacacacatatcgtgGAAAACACACGAGCGTGTGCGTAAACGCGGGTGCAAACGCGCACAAATAAGTGCACCACGCATGTTTGAAGAAACAAGCGCATGCGCACACAATCGATCCTTTGAGAATGGATGTCACCGAATGCAGAAAACATCCTGTTCGGAATACAAGTGGGCATACACAtgcgcacacgcatacacaccatCCTCAGAGAGTACAGAACAGGCTGTGCAGTACCCCGGAGGAACATACCTGAGTGGCACACAGCAAGTCACGCTAAGTACACATGAATCAGAGAACACTGAGActaaggaaagtgtgtgtgaagtcaCACCCACTACAGTGTGTTCTGTCTTGTAAATAACATGGCATGATGTGTTCTCAGCTGGGCTgcaacagaacagaacagaaagaaaggaacacagagaaaaaagttggaggaaagagaaggggggtcATGGGTGACAGGTGAGatgaaggtagagaaagagggatgaagaTAAACAGTAACAAAAAAAAGATGTTTGCAGAGGTagggaaaggtagagagagagagagagagagagagagagaagagagagagagagagagagcgaaagagagagagagagagagagagagagagagagagagagagagagagagagagagagagagagagagagagagagagagagagagagagagagataacgatTGAAAAGGGCCCCGTAAACAGAGACTCTTATCTACAGAACCATTCAGTGCTGGGAAAGCTCCCCAACTCTCACTGTGcacctctctttctgtatccaCTCTAAAGACATCCATCTCTCTCGGCCTGTCAATCTAATAAGACAGTATGTGACCctcccacagccacacacacccccatttTCCATTGTCCTTCATGGTAAATTCCCTatgatgtgtgcgtgtctttgttTACAATACCCAGTTATTTTCCCGTAACCACTATGACAAACAATGTGGTACTGACTCACCTATACCACATGTTCAGGCAATGTGAACTGTCAATCAACCAGAATTGAGTAAGCCTGTGGTTCTGATGCCCTGCGCTGCTTTCGGACTCCTATCACGTTACACCCTTTTGTGTCTCCAATCTGTGCCGTGTCACCCGAGCACCGGACGAGTCATCGCTCTTTGGCGAGCTGCAAACCCGACCCGATGAACCTGTGTGTTACGCAAGACGCACCACTACTAAACTCTACTGTCTCGTGTTCTCACAGCTCTGTGGCCTAGATAGATCAGTATGCAGCagaacagccacacacatacccGCATTACATATATGTCACACGTGCAGAGACGCTGACACGCCCGCACACAAAAGAACTGTGTAATGACACGCTACTCCACCTATTATTACATGGGTGTGGTTAAAGTGGGGTGATTATAAGAGCTTATGATATGCCTAGGTCTTTGGGTTTATTACAATATTATGAAATGGCCCAGACTTCCCATAGGCATTCTCAACCAGCATTTGTTGTTTGTCATCTTATTCTAAATGTAACATTGTTTAACCACCATCACATTTAGTTATACAACCTATTAACTTAGCATAACATCCAGTTTAAGTATAAATGTTGAACAGTTTTGTAAGACTGGACATTACAATAAGTTAAAGATCAGTTTTATGTAGTACAGGGAAAAAAACATTCCTTAATTGTGAAGTCACTGCGGCCTTTCCAGGCAGAAAAGTTTAAATTGTACAACAGCACCATCTCCTGTTCTTAAGTACAACCACCACACCGTTAAATGGAAAAATCGTACCTTTATAGCATTGAAAGACTGGGTGTGAGTTTATGCTAGTGCTAGTGAAGTGTGGGTgtatgatgtctgtgtgtgtgtgttgtgtgtgtacctcagatCCCAACAAAAGGGTGAGCTGGCTCCCAGGACGGGAtggcgatgtgtgtgtgcatgtgattggAGAGGAGGACGACTTCAGATCCTCTAATCTCTTAAAGACCCTCCGAAACAATAGGTgggcctacagacacacacacacacacatatacacacaaacaaacacacgcaaacctAGAAAGTTATATTAGTGTTTCATCATGTTGCAGAATCCAGAGTAAAGATGGGATTCAAACTGAGATCCAGTCAATGTCACTGCTGACAAACAAAGAAATCCACCGACCAGCGATACCGCTGCATCTCACCGTAAGTACGCATGTGtttcgttgtgtgtgtggatgctagCATAGAGATGGACACAAGCAAGGGAGAGACCGACATCGAAAATGAAAAAACAACTCATTCTGCCCCCTGCTGACATGCTGTCCTCCccgcctttctccctccctcccttccctctctctctctccctcccccaccccaggaTGACTCATTGATCCGTCGCCATGGCGGCACCTCCAGGGACTCTGAGGAGGATCAGGATTCAGGCAGTGCCGAGGACGACCCTAGGGAGGACAGCAGCGACAGTGACGTGGGCGTCAACGCTGAGGACCCCAAGCACTGgggtctcctctacaggaccCACCGCAGGGGCAGCGGCCCTCCGCCACTCAGCTGTCAGCTGTCAGTCACAGATCAGGCCCCCCCACAggacagaggtgagagagacaggaagaaggagaaagctagagagagagagggtgctaTGGATGTGCAATTgcatacaagtgtgtgtgtgtgtgtcatttctgCTAAGTTAGTCTGTTTCGATTAAACAGTCTAAATGTCAACTGtgatcccctcccccccagtatTGGCACATGGCGAGGAGCAGGAGAGCTCGGGTTACGGAGGCCGCGTGGCTCAGCTCAGGAGGGCGTTCGCCGGATCCTCCAAAAACAGTCTGCCCGTCAGCGCCAAACCGCCTGTGCCCCTGAAACCACAGCACCTGCTCGTGAAAACCAACTCCCTCCGATAGCTTAGCACCAAGACTGGTCACAATGGGAAATGACTTGATTTCAATACTGCATAATGGTACATGCTTGCCTGATGAGACTCAAAATGAGACACACCTGATATGACTTGCCTTATGAAGGAACCTGACAGACAAGGAATGTGTGCTTACTGTGTGAATACCTGAGGTTGAGAAAGCTTGTGCCTAGCCAGATTAAATGTGTTTGGTATCACTTTTTGTAGCTTACTTATCCATCTGAGAGTCTTATTCGAGAAGGCTAGCTTGGTCATGTGAAGACTAGTTTGGCTGTGTGATGTTGAAGACTCTGGGGCAAAAAGGAACTAATCTTCCTGAACTTTCCTCTTGACTCCTGAGCATGAATTACTGTCCCTGCCTCCGGGTAAGAGACGTCCTTTCCAAAGTACATGATGTTTCAATCTGCAGTCCTACTGTGGGAAATGGACATGGCGCATTGCATATACTTTATGTCTGCATAACATATTGCACATACTTTTGATTTAACAGCCTAATTCATGTAAATAACTGTATAGTTTGTTCAGGTACTGTATGACTGGTGGTGAAAGAGTACCACCACCCTGGTTGTGTGCCTTATCATGACTTATGTCATGTTTGTGCCGAGGGAGCTGTGGATTTTAATGATTAAATTGTTTCtttaacacacaccctctcatttCAACAGTTAAATGTTACCGGTTTTATATCACTGTTGGTGGTTCCTATTGTTACATTTTTGTACAGAAATCAATTTGTTTCGCTGTTTTCGTTGACAATTTCAATGTCAATAAAGGTGGCATAAAATGAAAGACCCTGTCATCTATACTGAATACCTGAAGGAAAGGAAAGGCACGGGGGACATTTTGATAATCAGAATGGTGTGAAGCATACACAGACGTCATCCAGATGAACAcccacacctctctccttctccctatgTCCTTCTcacaatctgtctctctttctcacacattcactcacacacaaacatgttgaGCATGTATGGTGAAGTTCCTgcatttccttctctctctctctctctctctctctctctctctctctctctctctctctctctctctctctctctctctctctctctctgtctctctgtctctcacacattcactcacacacaaacacagagtatCAATGGTGCAGTCCCTGTCTTAGTTTTTCTCAGCAGTTGTTTACATGTCAAACTCCAGGTTCCAGTTAATTAGAAATCAAATCTGTTAAACTCAGGATCAAAAGAGGGCACTGTAAACTTGATTAGGGAGGGCTTGAgacacagacccagacagagagagggtgtgttgaTAGCAGTTAGACAGGCAGGAATGATCTCAGTCTGGCTGTGAGCACAGGCCTTCCACTTCCAACAAGCCCTTGGAGTTCCTCTGAAACATATTTGGGAGTCAGCCCGTTGTGTGTACTTTCCATGGTCAGTCACCACTGCTTTAGCACTGGAAAAGAGTCAAGCCATTACAAGGTACATGTGGTTGTTCTGTTAATGCTAGCACTAACATACAGCATCTTGTGTGGGCTACATGTATGGGAGGGGAAGGGGCAGAGACATTACATGTTTAATAATATAATTCATCACAACCACCCTGCCCTCAGTGATGTTTCTGATATCTTTCAATTTTTTCCCTTGTCCCTCAATCTGTCTCGGCTTGttttttgtacacacacacacacgcacacacacccacccccccaccacacacacactatcttcgTCTCCTGCTGTCTCCCCATTTCCTCTCTCCACTTGCCCCCCCCTTTCCTGGTGCCCCTTTCTgtaccccccacctcctctctctcaccactcgGTGTATTTCCTTTCcatgtttctctgtctcctctccccttctatgctacccccccacccctcccgttTCTCTCCTGCCATCTTGCAGGCTAGTGGAGCCAGACTCTGCAGGCGTTCAGGGAGGCAGCAGACCTCGCGGGCAGCGGGTGACACAGATTTCCGGGGGAAGGGGGATTAATCTCAAAATCACTAGAAAGGCACTAGGGGAAGCCGCAGATCCAGGAATTTAAAATCTCTTTGTCTGCAAGAGAAGGAAATAATGGACTCTGTACAATTCAGTATGTTTCTCATTCAGAAGAAAATTATAATAGTATGCTTGGTGCCTTTTTTTTCCTGTATTCGGTATTTGGTCGGTCCTCTGTAAGCTGTGTGAAGCATAGgcgcaggcgcacacacacacacacaacctctctgtgATCCCCTTGACTGAAGGCACACAGGAAGTGCAGCCATGGCCCAATTATAGCGTGACACCTCGCCCTGCCGTTTCCATGGTAACGCTATCCCCCTGTCCCCTGGAGCGAGCCACGGAGGAATAAGGTCTTATCATATCCACCATCGTCACGGCAACCTCCAACCCCCCCGGCCTATATGAGTCCGGTGGTGTTTGTGTTCATACTATAGGCTGCTCTGCATGAATAAGacaatatgtacagtatgtgtctctGCATATACTTGTTGTGAATGAGTGGGACATCTCAAGCATATGAATGAAAGAATATaatgtgtgtgagcatatgCGGATGAGTGCATTCATTCCAAGACCGGATGTAACCTACCAAACCCATGCGGACatacatgtatgcacacacacacacatgcacacttctgAAAGTGGAAAGATTGTTCAACCTCCAGTAAAAAAAATACCCCACAAAATACTCCagctatttattttcttttaataaGAAGGCAAACAGATGCAGTATGTAAGAAATGTACATTGTATGTGTTCTCATTCAGACATTATTGAGATGTATATAaaaattattatcattattcacATGACGACAGACTAGAAGCAACAACTTGTCTGAAAATCCCAAAAGGCTTTACACAATAGCACCCAGAATGGAATACAGACTTGAACTGAATAGTTTTCAGGACATACACAGCAGGCTACCATATCCTTTTGTTAGCTCAAAAGATCACAAATGCTGTATTGTACATTGCCATACCCTTTGTTCTTCGTGGAGTACTTTGATTGTCAGAAGTATTGAATTACATGCTGTTTAGGTGGTCCATATCTCCAGTGGGCCTACGCATGACGCCTGTGGTGCAGTCTGAACCTCTCGCCTCCAGCCCTGTGACTGGCTTCCTCTTGAGCTCCTCACACTTCCTGTATTTACAGATCTGATGGCCGGTCTTGCGGTTGCGACAGCTGTTACACTGTTCACAGTTTGTCCTGCGTCTACATGGCACACACTCGCCGCAACGTTTCCTTTTCCTCCTTCCGGCTCCGCCCCCGGGGGACGAGCTCTCGCCCTGTGACCCGTCCATGCCCTCTCGTCCCCTGGACACGCCCCGTGCAGCTACACCGCCACCTCCCCCCATCAGGAACCCCGCCCCCGCTGTCAGAGGAAGGAGACCAGGGTTTAAGGGGAACCAGGCCCCGAGCAGGGGAAGGAAGTCAGTCACGCAGCCCACAGAGTCCTCCTCAGTCCCGGACCCGCCCTCCCCGTCTCCGGTTGCCTCCCTGGCCCCCAGCCCCAGATGACTCTGCTCCGTGGCGGGGGTCAGCGTCAACATGCCTGCCCGCATCAGCAGCTCTGCGGCATGGGCCAGGTGAAGTCCACTGGGGGACTCCCAGAGATCTGTGCGGCAGGGGGCCCGGCGGGGTTTGGTGTGCCCAGGCTGGGTGACCATGTGCTGGGCTGCGGTGGGGTGGAGAAGGTCCCGGACATCCATGTCTCTGGAGGTGTGGTGGGTCAGTCTGGAGGTGCTACTGGAGATGTACTGGGAGAGAGTGTAGGGGTGAGTGCTCTGCTTCAGGCTCCTCCTGAGGGGCTCACTGAGgatcctgctgctgctcctctgcTGTTCTGGGGAAGATGGGCCAGTGAGGTCCAGGGCAGCggacatgttgtgtgtgtatctgtgtgtatctgtgtttgtgtgagcgcaGGAGGGAATTTAGACCAATCTGGGAGTGACAACGGTCTTGCTGTCAGCTCGGCCAATGACAAAGCTTTATTTTCCCATCCTCTGCTACCTTTGTAATTGTACCCTGTGGAGCTGAACGCTGAGATGGACAGACCGAAGGGTAacagagatggacagacagaaaaTGAAAAGACAAAGGATGAGTGAAAGCAGGCAGTGACAATATTGTCAGAGAACCATAACAATTTAGTGTAAGATAAACCACATTGAAACAGCCTCCTCTAAACTGGAAATTGTCacctttatgtaaaataattcCAAAATGTACTGATAAAATCTAGTCTGATTTCATCTAGTTTTGCACATGAGGCTCTATGACTGATATGGAAGTGTCGTTGTCTCTTTAAGAACTCCATGGGATTTTATCAATGCAATCAATAACCATGCAACAACAATATGCAAACATATGCGCATATGCGCAGGTCAAATTTGAAGCGCGCttttcaaatacattttgacGACTGATGTTGTGTCTTCAAGGCATACTGCCAAAACTACAAATGCAAAAACCATTGCGAAAAAACATGTACTGTGAAATCCTACCTTTTGTCTGGACTCGGTGACGCGCAGCGATGCGGTCCGTGACAAAAAAGACGTTCTATTCTCTTTCACTATATGTTCACTATTCTTTAAAATAACACATCAACAAGTAAATACGGGGCCTTCGAATACTAATGTCTCAAAATAGCCTGTAAATATTCCCCACAGCATAGACTAATAATCTTCTCAGCATACCGAGATTCTCACACCTACGAACGCGATGACGAACTGGCCAAAGACCCTCTGTCCGAGTGGTCTCTGCGGTGCTGCGTGCCGCGCGTAACAGTAATTAGGAAACGGACAAAAACATATGGACCGATCGAAAGTCCTTCGACCAGCCTCGACTCACATCGAAGAAAACAGAACCGTTATGTATTCGACCGATTTTGTCGTACGGTATAGGCTATGAACCTCCCAAATGTCCCGATTCCATTCCACCTCTCCGTCCCCGCTGTTTCCCGAGAGAggaacatgcaaacacacctcACCGAATTTGGGGGCGTCGCTTAAAATACGAAGTGGACTTTCTGTTGTGAATGTACACCAATTGCACATCCATCATCCAAGAATATTTTTCGGACAGTGTTGGATAGCCATAGAGCAGATGCCGTAGGTAAGAAAACGGAGCAGTCTATTAGGGATAGTGCCATTTCCAAGACGTTGCCGTATAGCACTAACGTTCCTCATTATTAAaaggaaaaatataaataaatagcaGGTTAAATCTGACTACATCCAAAATATTGGCTCTTATCCTGGAGACGATTAAATCAAACAATACATGGAAAGAGTATTTGAGATTAAGAGGACTTCGTCTGAGTTTGACAGTCAGTCTGGTCTGATTATGTTGGGTTGGTTGGTGTTTATGGGATGTCAGGAGAGACTGAGCACAAAGTTGTGTCCTTTTGAAGATAACCTACTGCACCACCACGTCTGTCTGGTCATTGCTCCACAGGGCAGTGTATTCCACTCCACCTCTTGTGAGGCTCCTGCCTGTTTGGCACGCAGCCAGATtagctgtgcgtgcgtgtgagaggaCCATTGGTGTGGTCCACAGCACAGAGGGAGCTGTCCTTATATTTTTCTGTAAGGTGTGGAGCGTTACTGGCACTCCGTGGCTGGCTTCGGTACTGCAAAGGGAACAATTCCATGCACCTAATTTTACCAAGATTCGTGCATTTCTGGGTATTAAAAACATGGAATTGGTGTCGGAGCAAATGCCTTAACTACTCTTATTACTTCAAATCTAGTGAACACTGGAGACGGAAGTGGGGTGGACCCATGCACTGTCACCACAAAATCACCACAACACAGGTAATTCACACCATAACATTTAAGACAACATTTATGCATCACTCTCAATGGTCATATTCAGTAGAAAGTTCCACTGAGATGGGcaatgaaaatatatattttatgagTTACTTTTACATGACAACTGACAATATGGCGTAAAGCAGAAACATAAATGCTGTCTTGTCACAAAGTAAATCTATTCTACTGCACTTCCAGATATCTCCTATCAGTTTGCACATTGCTATTTTAAGTTTGAAAGAAGCACCCATTTAGCTGTTCTTAGTGCAAAAGGTCACACAGTGTAACATAGGTTGCACAGTGTAACATAGGTGCGGTTCTAGACAGTCTGTTGATGGGTGTGAACTCTGGGCTGTAATCAAGGCTGTCATAGCACCAGTCATGTTCTTCTCAGGAGACATTCTGAGCTGAGAATGACTCAGATCTCTGTTTATCACAGATCACACATCTCCAGAAAATTCAGGTTGGGGTCAAATCCATTTCAATCTAAACCATACATAATATTCTTTCTTTAGTGCAAGGCACAAATGTTACCTTTATTCAAATAATCTTTACTGTGAGTGCAGCTTTCTGACTAAAGCTAGTTAGGTTATATTTTCAGTACTCCAAATACCCTAAACGAACAGAAATAGAAATGCATCTCGACCCAACTGAAAGCGTCCATTTGTTGTTATGGTTATTTTGAGGTGGTCTTGACATGGACTCATTTAGCTGAATGTTATTAAATCGAGGTGTTGAATCATGGGTAGAACATCGGCTGGCCAGACAGGTGACGTGCTGGCGGACAGAGAAAGGTCCTCCTGATTTGTCAGTCGGGTCAGGCATCCCTTTTCTTGATGATGAGAGGTCCCACGTTGTCGCCGGTCTCGTCGTTATGCTTGGAGTGGGCACCATCACAGTAGGGAAACTAGGGATGCAGAGGAGGCAAAAAACATCTGAAAATGTTGTCTGTAATTTGTGTACGacctcagatggctgagtggttagggagtcgggctattaatcagaaggctgTTGGTTAGactcctggccgtgccaaatgacgttgtgtccttgggcaaggcacttcaccctacttgcctcggggacaatgtccctgtactcactgtaagtcgctctggataagagcgtctactaaatgactgaatgaatgtaAATAATGTATGTTGATCTCTCTGGTCTATGGTGCGAGATTTCGGCTCTACTGTCTTGACCTCTGCTTGACAGGTATGTTGGCCTTATCATGGTGTGCATTGGCGTAGAAACCGGGGGGGACATGTCCCCCTCAATATTGGAAAATGTTGCATGTGTCCCACCCAAAAATTAGCCTATACCGCAGGGACAAAAACTGTACATTTggaacttttattttgaaagcatGACAAAGAAGATATCGGGTCAATATGTCCCCCGCAATGTCAAAGTCAATCCTACGCCCTTGGTCGTGTAAAATCCCTCTTTGTTTGAAGCTTATGGGGACCTCAAGCCTTATAACACAGTACACAACCAACGTTACACAGGCAGTACCACACCATTGCAATTGTATTTAtaacactgtatattatataatCAATACATAATATATAATTGCaaaaagcacaaacaacagtgagtaaaaaaaagaatgaatgaTTGTATTGAGAATGATGCCTGCCTCACTTTTTTGGACTTCCAGCATCGACAGTAGACAGCTTTGTTTCCTATGTCCTCCATGTCGAAGCTGTCCACCACCTTGGGCCGGTCCTTACTGATGCAGGCGTTCACCCGGCCCTTCTTGCAGCTGCGCCTGCTCATGTACCTGCTCACCAGGTAGCCTCCCAGGGCCGCTGCCACCGCCACAGGCATCAGGATAGTCAGCTGGTCTGGCCACATAGATGAGGAAACACCATGCCATCACATCAAATGGTACACATGGCACATATGCCATAGACAGTAAGCAACAAAGGAAGAAAATGACTGA from Osmerus mordax isolate fOsmMor3 chromosome 12, fOsmMor3.pri, whole genome shotgun sequence includes these protein-coding regions:
- the zgc:92242 gene encoding SH2 domain-containing protein 4A; translation: MLAQILKDMWVDPDVLEALCEEQRRTLFLKMREEQVRRWREREETDERGAGDKDPARPDKDPNKRVSWLPGRDGDVCVHVIGEEDDFRSSNLLKTLRNNRIQSKDGIQTEIQSMSLLTNKEIHRPAIPLHLTDDSLIRRHGGTSRDSEEDQDSGSAEDDPREDSSDSDVGVNAEDPKHWGLLYRTHRRGSGPPPLSCQLSVTDQAPPQDRVLAHGEEQESSGYGGRVAQLRRAFAGSSKNSLPVSAKPPVPLKPQHLLVKTNSLR
- the cxxc5b gene encoding CXXC-type zinc finger protein 5, which produces MSAALDLTGPSSPEQQRSSSRILSEPLRRSLKQSTHPYTLSQYISSSTSRLTHHTSRDMDVRDLLHPTAAQHMVTQPGHTKPRRAPCRTDLWESPSGLHLAHAAELLMRAGMLTLTPATEQSHLGLGAREATGDGEGGSGTEEDSVGCVTDFLPLLGAWFPLNPGLLPLTAGAGFLMGGGGGVAARGVSRGREGMDGSQGESSSPGGGAGRRKRKRCGECVPCRRRTNCEQCNSCRNRKTGHQICKYRKCEELKRKPVTGLEARGSDCTTGVMRRPTGDMDHLNSM
- the zgc:110843 gene encoding CDGSH iron-sulfur domain-containing protein 1, which codes for MTSPTLIALPMLQMPAFCPEFRISKDQLTILMPVAVAAALGGYLVSRYMSRRSCKKGRVNACISKDRPKVVDSFDMEDIGNKAVYCRCWKSKKFPYCDGAHSKHNDETGDNVGPLIIKKRDA